The uncultured Bacteroides sp. genome includes the window TTTATATCGGCCGAAGAAGCACCGATGAGGGCTTCGAACTTACCGGGTTCGGCTACCCACTGGTGCTTGATATCGTCGTAAAAGCTGAGGGCGTCTTTACCAATGGTAAAGGTCACGGCTTTCTCTTCGCCGGCAGCCAGCTTCACTTTGCTAAAGCCTTTGAGTTCCTTCACCGGGCGGGGCAAAGACGATTTCTTGTCGCTGATGTAGAGCTGAACCACTTCCTGACCTTCGCGGGCACCGGTGTTCTTTACGTTCACGGTAAAGGTGATGGTGTCGTCGGCCGTCAGTTCTTTCTTATCGGCAGTTACTTTGCCATACTCAAAGGTAGTGTAGCTCAATCCGTAACCAAAGGGGAAGAGAGGTTTCACCTTCTTCTGCTTATCGACCCAGCGATAGCCTACAAAGATACTTTCGTTGTACTTCTCGTTGATGCTGTCTCCGGGATATTCGCCAAGAGCAATCGCAGCGTTATCTTCCAGGCGTACGGGAAAAGTGAAAGGCAACTTACCCGAGGGGTTCACATCGCCAAACAACACAGAGGCGATGGCATTGCCGGCTTCGGTGCCGCTATACCATGCTTCTACGATAGAGGGTACTTCTTTGACCCAAGGCATGGCTACTGCGTTGCCGCTTACCAACACAACTACGGTGTTAGGGTTGGCCGCTGCCAGTCCGGCAATGAGTTTATCCTGTCCGTAAGGCAGGCCCAGTGAACTGCGGTCGTTGCCTTCGCAATCCTGACCGTCGTCCTTGTTCAGTCCGCCTACAAAGAGCACTACGTCGGCATCTTTGGCAGCACTTACCGCATCGGCAAGTAACTTATCGGCATCAATCACTTTCTTCTCTACTTTGGCGCCTATCTTATCTTGTTCTGCCACTTCGGGAGAAGCATAACCGGGCATGTAAGTCACTTCGGCCATTTTGCCCACACGGGCTTCGATGCCTGCCAGCGGAGATATTTCGTATTTAGCTTTCAGGGAAGACGAACCTCCACCGATAGTCATTCTCTTCACGGCATTCTCTCCCACCACAAGTATTTTCTTCGTTTTGGCAGGGTCTACGGGCAACAGGTTGCCACGGTTTTGCAGCAACACGATGCCTTCTTGCGCAATGGTGCGTCCGGCCAAAGCGTGCTCTTCAGTGCCAAAGGAACCGAAAGGGCGATCTTTGCTCATGTTGGTGCGGAACTCCAGACGAAGAATGCGACGCACTTTGTCGTTCAGCTCCTTCTCCGTTACCTCACCGCTCTCTATGAGTTTCAGGTAAGGATCGGCCAGGTAATAGTTATCGTAGGCGTTGCTCTTGCCCCAGGTCATGCCGTTGGTCCAGCTGCCGAACTCCATGTCGAGTCCGTTGAAGATGGCTTGTTTCGTATCGTGCACCCCGCCCCAGTCGGAAATGACCACGCCGTCGAAGCCCCAATCGCCTTTCAATATATCATTGAGCAGGTATTGGTTGTGGCAGCAATGTTCGCCTTTGTACTGGTTGTAAGAGCCCATGATGGCCCAGGCGTGTCCTTGCTCCACAGCTGCTTTGAAGGCAGGCAGATAGATTTCGTGCAGTGCGCGATCGTCTACCTCCACATTGATCTGTCCGCGGTAGCGTTCCTGGTTGTTAAGTGCAAAGTGCTTCACACAAGCGGCTACGCCGTTCTGTTGCACCCCGCGAACGTAAGGAACCACCATTTGTGAAGACAAGTAAGGGTCTTCGCCCATATATTCGAAGTTACGTCCGTTGAGTGGTGTGCGGTAGATGTTTACACCCGGCCCCAGAAGCACATTCTTGTTGCGATAGCGGGCCTCTTCACCTATGCTCTTGCCGTAAAGGGCAGCCATGTCGGTATCCCACGTGGCAGCCAGGCAGGTAAGTGCGGGGAAAGCGGTACACGAATCGTTCGTCCAACTGGCACCGTACCATTCATCCCACAGCACCTCGGCACGAATGCCGTGAGGGCCGTCCGTCATCCAGTTTTCGGGAATGCCCAAGCGGGGCACACCGGCCGAGCTGAATTTAGACTGCGCATGCGTCATGGCTATTTTCTCTTTCAGCGTCATACGTTGAAGCGCATCTTCCACCCGCTCTTCAATGGGCTTGCTGGCATCCAGATACACCGGTTTCTGCTGTGCAAACAGCGGCAGTGCGGTGAGCGATGCACTCAATAAAATACTTCTTAGTTTCATGTTGTTATCTGTTTTATTCTCTTGATTGTTACCTATATTATTATAATACCTGTTCGTTTACGTTGTCTCTCTCTATTTATTTGGCTTTCAGCCCCAATGCCTCGATGTAGCTTTGCTGCACCACGCAGTTCTGAAACTTGCAGGCTTCGATGAAATCCATCATCGCTTTGCGAGCCACTGCCTGGTCGGGACGGGCATCGCGTATCTCTTTGTACGAAGCCCGGGGTGCTTCGGAGAAAGCCACGATCTGCTCCCAGTTTTCGGGAGGAGTAATGCCTACGAAAGAAGATCCGTCCATCTTCTTATAAGGCCAGAAAGTCCACCCGATGTTGTTTTCTTCCATCACTTTGCAGAAGGCGGACATCCATTCGTCTTTGTTGTGCCCTATCTCGCCCATGTACATAGGCAGGTTCACACTGTCGCGGAAATTGATCAGGTTTTGTATGGCAGCCTTTGTGGGCTGGCCTCCATAGCGGTGGCAGGTGTACATCAGCTTATTGTCATACTTGGAATCTTTGAAAGGTTTGAAGTTACCGTTCCACTGCGCACCGCCCA containing:
- a CDS encoding glycoside hydrolase family 3 C-terminal domain-containing protein codes for the protein MKLRSILLSASLTALPLFAQQKPVYLDASKPIEERVEDALQRMTLKEKIAMTHAQSKFSSAGVPRLGIPENWMTDGPHGIRAEVLWDEWYGASWTNDSCTAFPALTCLAATWDTDMAALYGKSIGEEARYRNKNVLLGPGVNIYRTPLNGRNFEYMGEDPYLSSQMVVPYVRGVQQNGVAACVKHFALNNQERYRGQINVEVDDRALHEIYLPAFKAAVEQGHAWAIMGSYNQYKGEHCCHNQYLLNDILKGDWGFDGVVISDWGGVHDTKQAIFNGLDMEFGSWTNGMTWGKSNAYDNYYLADPYLKLIESGEVTEKELNDKVRRILRLEFRTNMSKDRPFGSFGTEEHALAGRTIAQEGIVLLQNRGNLLPVDPAKTKKILVVGENAVKRMTIGGGSSSLKAKYEISPLAGIEARVGKMAEVTYMPGYASPEVAEQDKIGAKVEKKVIDADKLLADAVSAAKDADVVLFVGGLNKDDGQDCEGNDRSSLGLPYGQDKLIAGLAAANPNTVVVLVSGNAVAMPWVKEVPSIVEAWYSGTEAGNAIASVLFGDVNPSGKLPFTFPVRLEDNAAIALGEYPGDSINEKYNESIFVGYRWVDKQKKVKPLFPFGYGLSYTTFEYGKVTADKKELTADDTITFTVNVKNTGAREGQEVVQLYISDKKSSLPRPVKELKGFSKVKLAAGEEKAVTFTIGKDALSFYDDIKHQWVAEPGKFEALIGASSADIKSRVAFELK